AAATATGCCAACTGATTCAGATTCTATGAGTTGATACTGCACAAGTACTAcgttataaattaattattatataaaacTGATGTTGCACAATAATGTTGCACACGTATTACGTTAAGAATTAatgtttatataaattgatgttGATCAGTGATGCTACACACTTATGCTACATATGTATTACgttgaaaaaattaaatgttTATGGGGGGTTCCCACCCCCCCAacccccaaaaaaataaaaataaataaataaataaataaaacttttgCAAATTGATTCTACACGATTCTATGAACTGATATTGCATAAACTAATATATATGATACCTATActgcaaaaaacaaaaggaacttCAATGAAAACCAAAAGCAGCACAATGAAAAATCGTCTTCGCCAAACACTCGATCAAATAAGctcaaaaccaaatcaaaatcttcaaaactaaaaaactatgactgaaaaaacaagaacaatCGAAAAAAACTAAATGTGaccaataaaaaactaaaaaatcagagactctttcaaaatctaaaccaaaataaattcaaaaacacGCAAACACTTGAAAATCTAAATCAGAACTCATAAAATTCAGATAGATGAACGTGAGATAAACACTTACTTTCAAAGAAAGCTTGAATGATTTGAATAGAAATTATGGCGAGAGATCATTAAGGGAGATGACGAAATATAAATCGGAACAAATAAACttcagagagaaagaaaaacagcAGAGAAAACGAAGATATAATTCGAATAATTTGAATCACCGCCGATCGCTATTTAACAGAATATGGGAATGTCGTTTCTAACGGAAAAACCGGACATGACGTCATCTTATGCGGAATTTAAAAATGTCCTttcttgaaatgtttaaaaggTGTTGTctcaatatataattaagtatTGAAAGTATACTCTAAGTGTAATTTTTCCTAGTTTaaaggttgtgttttgtttaatatGAGAAACCCTAATATCAAGGGTATACTAGTACTTTTACATCAagttttggttataattatcataaaattaaaatgatagcTATAACTTTATATGGAGCCTAAAATTTGGttatttcttccaaatttcCCAAATCGCACGATGAAATAATGCACGGTCCATTGGAGGCCTTTCCCTTCCATTTATATCCATTGGAGGCCCTTCCCTTCCACTTATatccctctttttcttcttttcttctttgttcgGTTTAGTCTTTTGGGGGTGTTAGTCCCTTGTGGTGGCTAGTTCTATCGCTGGATGCCGAGTTCAAGTCCAGTCTACAAATTTGTTCCACAGGTTATTGCTGGAAGCAGTTCACACTTCAAAAAAGTCCTCATGCACTTTTTGTTATTCTCTTTTTTCACTAGGACTCAGTGCACGAGGACTTTTTTGAAGTGCGAACAGCTTggattcatattttttttgtttttgaagtttAACAAATTGTTCTTTTAGTCTTggttcaaaagaaaagaaagggagagaagaaaatgagagagagaagtCATTTACTGTCGAAGCACATCTCAACCTGCAGCACAAGTAGCGCCTAAAATATGAACTGAAATGGCTGCTATTTTACACCAAAAATTTTCATGACTCGGACTGCCGCTGCTCTTCCACTGCAAAACTCAAACCTTGCTTGGGGCAGAAATCAGAAATGCTCAACTTCTTTTGGGGGATCAACTAAACCATGCCATTGCAAGAATTCTGAAGGTGGTTGTGAATAACTCTGATCAATAGCGAAGGGATTGCTGGAAGAATTTGTGGGGTTATGGCTGATGTTGGCTaactgctgctgttgctgctgctgcataATGAAAGCTTGTTGTTGAGGCATGAAAGGAGGCATTTGCATGTTGGTTGGCGGTATTGCAAGTGCATTGCTATACGAAGCATAAAATGGTACTTGGCCTTGTTGTACTTGTTGGGGCATGATAGCCATCTGCATGTTGGTTGGGTGAAATGGGGAGGCTAATTGGTAAGGATCAACAACATCATCGAAAGGATTAGACGGCATCTGTCTATGGTAGTACATCACGTTATTATTCTGATTTTGTGTACTTGTGATTGCACCATCGTACAGACTGTCCAGTGTCAACCTGTCCAGCCCAACACCCTGCATATTTTTTAACACAGAAGAGCAATGTTACCCCAATCTTCTGAGTAATTTTTTCCAACAACCGGTTATAATTAATTTGGTGTTATCAGATTGCCTTAATCCAAATCCGTAATCAGGACCAATTATCCTAAGTGCAAGCACGTGACAAGGAAAGGAAGCCTTACCGACTTTATCTCTTCAACTGGAGCTACATTAGAAGTTGGTGCTGTAACTGCAGCTGCGTGGCAACTTGGTGCTGTAAAAAGTGCCACCTCCCAACTGGACTCCTCCGCACTTGTCGTATTCAGACATTCTGGTTTGGAATCTGATGTGATAAGATGTACAAGCCAAATAAACCATTTAGTATATCTATCCTTAGACTGTTCGACACTACATGCTAGGTAGCATAGtatcaaataaaaacaaaggaaaagtaGAAGTTAATTACCAGGCTCAACGATTGCAAGTGCGAGGGAATTTTTCTCATCCGATTCTGATGTTGCCAGAGTTAAATCATCGAAGCTCTAATATAAAGAATGACAAGAACAGATGAGTGAAGGAAATTAAAATGCAAGTGTCCATTTTTATACCAAACGCAGCAGCATTTACCATACCAGGAGGTCAACAACATGTGATGTGGCAGCAGCCTCACTCTCACTCTTTGGGCcttcatttgatttttgttcaCTATTATTATCATCTGGTTTGTGGTCAATTAACAAATCACCTTCTATCGTCTCAACTTCCTTGGGAGCAGAATCTTGCTCATCATCGGTCTGATCACAAGTTATGCTGTTGATTAGCTCTTTAATTGAGAAATTTTGGTGGAAAGAAGTTTGATGCACGAAGTATATAATGCGGTTACAACTTGTTATAATTGCCCACGAGAAACATACAAAAGATTTAGATTGTTCTATTATGTGGACATGAGCCTCCCTTCGATCAAATAAGTTTGTCAAATTATGGTGAGTGCATAACATGAGAACCACAGAACAAAAAGTTGAAGCATCATACCGGTGTACATTGAAGCGTTGTACTGCAGGGAGCCTCCTTCACATAATCTTCCAGGGTAGTCAAGAATGATGCAGGGGGCTGCAGTTATAGATAATATCCACACTCAGGAATCAATTCAAGGGGGACTCATAAGAAATACAAAGTCAAAATTGAAAACTCCAACCCGTTcaattttaatgaatttcaGTGCCCGTCCAAAATTAAGGCTCCTGCAGCTCTCAAAGAACTCCGATAACCTCTCTTCCTACAGCAACATAAAATGTttccaaatttgaaaataaagtttgatATAACATCTTTGAAGGAAGCAATAGTACAACAACAAGAGCAATGAGCAACATATACCTGACTTCCTGACTTCTTATATATTTCAAGTGCTTTAACTGCATCATCTCGCTGCATCTCAAAAACCTGCCAGAAAATAGAGTGAGAGTGCTAGATTGATGTTTCATGAAAGCTAGCTAGGATGAACACAAAAGCCTTCCATATTGCACAGATGAAAACCAAGGCTCACCTTGTCAAGTAAATTGACAATACCACCATTAATTGCAGCATACAGCTTTGTACTTTCACCTGCAACCTGATGGAGGAACACCCTACGCAAGGTTAGAACGAAGATTACAGGAGCTAATCTGAGGTTAGGTTATAGCTAGCTAGTAACAATATTGATGAGGTTCTGATAATTCTTACCATTGAAAGGGCATATTGAATCAAGACATTATATAGTGTTCCCACCTCTGGCTGCAAAACAGCAAGATATCGATACTTTCATAAAATATTTAAGGGGGAGAGACACAACAGTGGCGGATAAGAtcagttttcaatttaaaatgcAGGAAAAATGAATGACACAAATTTCAAAGAGGATAATGAAactacaaaaataaagtaaaaaagcaTGGATTCGCACCTGGCAATCAAGAAGGCGAGAAAGAAGGTGTTGCAAAGCGGGTAATTGCCTTAGTAAGTCTGTGGTATCAAGTTCCTTGGGTTTCTGTAGACATATCAAACATATTAGATCCTTTATTCGTAACAGCATCTCAAAACTGACCAACGATCTGAAAATAGCAAAGAAATGTAACATACAGTTGACGTGTTAAAATCGATAGTGTTTAAGCATACCAAACGATGGGTTGGTTTAGCATAAAATACACGTTCAGTGGGCTTTAATATATTGAAGATGAGCTTGCTTACACATAATGATTTATTCAAACTGCATACCGAGTGATCTTTCTGAACGTCATACTTCAATACGCGGAAACATTCAAGGTGCTCTTCAAGATATGATGCATATGTCCGCACCCAGGCAGAATAACCCAATGCTTGATGCCAAAACATACCTCAATGGTCAGTCTTAGCAGTGCTAGCTAGAAAACCTCTTCAGATAATAAATTAATGTTAAGAAAAGGAATAGTACGTACCACTTGTACTTGATTCATCCCAAACATGAGATAAATCCAGCATATGACCTCTACTCCAGCTATATTTGACTAGCGAGTCGCAAAATGTATCATCAACTTCCCTCAACCCGCGGTGCACAACAATCACAGTTTTCAGTGCTACCTACGCATATACATAACTGCAAGCTGAGACTCTTTGTATTCTTACaaatattgtttatattcaTACATTAACAAATAATGGGAAATGTCCATTGCAGACGGAGATCATTGGAAACAAGAATCATACATGCGGAGAGTTATTTGAAGAAAGATGTATATACAACTAATACAACAACGTGGAACCAGGAGTTACATACTTCTTCTTGTCAGGTTGAATACATTTCCAATATTATCACAACACGAAATCAAGGGGTTATGACAACCATTAAAAAGCAGGTCATCAGGTCTAGTGTTAGCTGAATAATCTGATATTTCGATACGAAACTGGTATTGAATAAAGAAAACTTGAGGGTTCTAGTTTACATTTATTTTCCCCTTCTTGATCTAGTACTGCATGAACAATACTAACTACCTATATCTGAAAGGATTCGATGTAATATGACTTTAATTTTACCACCAATATTGCCTATATTATACATTGGTAGTGTGGAAAATCGGTtaaatttgagaagaaaaactacTTCCGCTGAGCTGCTGAATACACTAAACTGTTCGGATCCATTAGTAGATTATCTATGATATATTTATCGACTAACCCAATCTTATCATATGCAATTGACATCTACTCCCTGAACCTATCAGTTACTTCTGCTGTATGTATGCACTGCATGAAGCAGTTGTAAAGGGAAACAAAATAAGCAAGGTGGTCAATAGGAGCATACCTTCCAACTGTGGGTCTTAGAAAGACGCCTGGCAAGACCAAAGATGCAATACGCAACTTCAGCACGAGGTCTTGAAGCTGACACTGCATTTAATATAGCTGGCAACACAAGAACATAAGCAATCTAAGTGGAGATGAAATGAAAGTAGGCGAGTAGCAAACTTGTTATTTTCTGAATTGACATTAGATACTCGGAAAAACTTATTGCTGAAATTTCTCTGCATCCTATCCATATAACACAATGAAAAACAAGTCTGAAAACATTGGTTTATAATCTGAGGCTACTTTTCTAGTAGAACCGAACTGAATAATTGAATGCTCAACTTCCCTAGCTATCAGTGGGAATTTTCATATTACAGATCAGAAGTATCCAATCGAATGAAAACCATAGATAAATAAACTCAACGAAACAAGCATGCATGTTGGCAAGCAACAGCAATTCACACACTTATAACATGTTTCTCCTTGGGCAGTAGTTCATCATGATTCGTGGCCTTGGCGATAGCAATGTCCAGTGCCTGCATTGCATATCCCCTATCAAGTTTTATGAATCATAAAGTGATCAATCTGACAAACTAAGGTGACAACACACGCATGCTTTAATATTACCTTGAAATCACCATTGGCTTTCGCCAATCCAACTGTTTTCAACGCTTTTCTTAAGCTTTTCTGACTTCCGGCGCCTGCTGCCATTCCCGTTCAAGAGGATATGTATATAATTCTCCAATCCCCTGTGAATAAGCTCCGACACCAAACTGAACAAAACATTCCAAATTTTACTGTGGACGCAGAACTTTATTTGAAGCACAAAATCGAAAAAAATGTGTTtcaaactaatgaaaaagaaatgCACAATGATCGTTTTATATCGCGGTTAATATCTATAGTACCTCAAGGAACAAGAAACACCTTCGGTAGTACAAATTCTCGTATCAAGAATTGAAACACTTTCATTCAGAAGCCCTTGTCATACAAACCAAACatatattatgttgttaatCGCTCCTAATGCCAATTCCCTATTAACAAGCATGCACTTAcgcattttcaaatttttatgatcTGCAatgcgcatatatatatatatattgtatgtaTTAACGaattaaaaggtagaaaaatatttataaataaaataaaataaaataaaaaaaaacaacgtgATCACCAGAGAGGGTTTGATTGCCTGCCAGAGACAGGCAGTGATCGGAAGGAATGGCCGGATGTGGACTCCAAAATTGCAAGGACGAAGACGAACGCGTGAAAAAGGCCTCCGCGTTATATTCGCACCGCAAATGGAGGTGAAAATAAATCCCGCGACATTATTCAGTTATTTAAACTAACACGTTTTAATATTTGTTGTGATTTCACCAAACCCGACAAGGCTCCAAAATTAAAAGAGGACTTGGCCGAAGCCTAGCATTGAGCCCAGAAGCAAGTTAAGGCCTTCTCAGCCAAGAGATACAAGCCACGTGTCTATAATTGATGTGACAAGCGATGGAGACTAACTTACTACCAACTAAAGAACACTTTCCAGTGGCATTACAAGTACAAGACTGATGACTCATTACCCTCCAAATGCTTTCGGGTAACAGCAAAAGTTACAGCAGTCGGGCTAATTTGTCTATATAAGGGAGAAGAGACaacagagacaaggacactcaaccaattaaacaaacaaacatacaaactctactctcaagccagatttgcatccaaaaactaaaatcaatccAGATTCAGTCTTTTTAGCGATAGTCCTTTAAGGAAGCTATCTCTTGTTTAGtttaaaagctctgctacctccCTCAGTAGCATAGTATAGATTCCCTTGTATAAACTTttttaccatccatccctttttagcaTATAAACCCTGTAAATACAAATATAAGTGACTgtaagaagttcaaccttgcccaacaaggtgaaatcttgcccgaagcTCTTCgtttgttttctaaattagtAGATCATTTccacttgtttttctattgtAAAGAGTTCCATTTGCATCTGGATTTGGTTAAGTTTAGTGGATATGTTTCCATTGAGAGCAATCTAGGACCAAACAAATGACTTAAAGGGCTCTGAACTCCCTCCATTCAAGCATACAAGATTATAAACTAAAAGTCCTTATTtgcaaggcaagaaaaagagcttaatgtggacttaacccatccacgacaatcctttgataacaagaagtatgAGTAACTTGGGGCCCAAGTAATCGACTtaacacacttgttctacatctgctatactgagatagcaaCGACATGCCTaacacttagttagttttgattgtgagtctcaaggcctacacctaagaccccacaaaggcacctttcaggACTAACTTTGTTCTCTTCTTGTAGCACATTAACAAGCAAGAGCCCaactacacatccaaagtgccaatcccttggggAGCTGTGCTGAGGTCCAAGGAGCCTTCTCCAGATAAATCTTTGCCCGAACACTAGCACTCCTAGAAatttcaaattataaaatcaaaaaTATACACCCCTTCAAgtctttttgtattttcatatGTAACTTCCTTAGGTTTTACAAAGCTTTCACATAACTCCTtcgttacaacaacaaaaaaatacgATAAATCTCAAGGGACGTCCTTGTAATTAACTCTAAATTTGTCAAATAGAGAATTATCATGGAATGAGCTTTTCGAAAACAAATATGACTTTCATAGGTGTTGGTACAATTTTTGAAACGTCATGAGCTTTTATGAGAATACAAAAAACATTGGTGTGAAGTGTAAATAAGTCTCACATTTTATACTTTTTTGGGAGCTGTTAAAACTGGCACTCTAGCCACTCAGTACTATGGTCTGTggtattgttcgttatttgtaagtgagaggtatgTAGACaccgaaatttcagtgaaataaatgttaaccaatgtattaaaattacaacatttattcatttcacttacatcacacattcatttcacctacattacacatttacttcacctaccaactccactcacttcaccaaaaaatggatggtggtgattcactctcttggcctataaatagccttctccatcaagagaaaagaaaaggaatttacatcacaccaaaaccttgaagctttgaaactccaaaagctctcaagcaaaccCCGAAAGATTAGTAAAACCCTATTTGTTCTTCGTAAAATCccccttcaagatcaagcctcgacggcccttgaagaaacttccctcaaccttcaagatcaagccctgaaggCCCATGAAGAAAgcgttcatcgttcatcatctattcatcctaagatcaagccccaacggccctttggattaacaaaagaatcaacaaacccatacagccattcttcaagatcaagcccaacgccccttgaagacccattcatcaactgttcatccttagatcaagccccgacggccctttggatcaacagctcatccacaaacctataccctacgaagatagaatcagaggatcaaattataaagagattgtaaccc
This Pyrus communis chromosome 6, drPyrComm1.1, whole genome shotgun sequence DNA region includes the following protein-coding sequences:
- the LOC137738185 gene encoding putative clathrin assembly protein At5g35200 isoform X1, which encodes MAAGAGSQKSLRKALKTVGLAKANGDFKALDIAIAKATNHDELLPKEKHVITILNAVSASRPRAEVAYCIFGLARRLSKTHSWKVALKTVIVVHRGLREVDDTFCDSLVKYSWSRGHMLDLSHVWDESSTSALGYSAWVRTYASYLEEHLECFRVLKYDVQKDHSKPKELDTTDLLRQLPALQHLLSRLLDCQPEVGTLYNVLIQYALSMVAGESTKLYAAINGGIVNLLDKVFEMQRDDAVKALEIYKKSGSQEERLSEFFESCRSLNFGRALKFIKIERPPASFLTTLEDYVKEAPCSTTLQCTPTDDEQDSAPKEVETIEGDLLIDHKPDDNNSEQKSNEGPKSESEAAATSHVVDLLSFDDLTLATSESDEKNSLALAIVEPDSKPECLNTTSAEESSWEVALFTAPSCHAAAVTAPTSNVAPVEEIKSGVGLDRLTLDSLYDGAITSTQNQNNNVMYYHRQMPSNPFDDVVDPYQLASPFHPTNMQMAIMPQQVQQGQVPFYASYSNALAIPPTNMQMPPFMPQQQAFIMQQQQQQQLANISHNPTNSSSNPFAIDQSYSQPPSEFLQWHGLVDPPKEVEHF
- the LOC137738185 gene encoding putative clathrin assembly protein At5g35200 isoform X2, which gives rise to MLDLSHVWDESSTSALGYSAWVRTYASYLEEHLECFRVLKYDVQKDHSKPKELDTTDLLRQLPALQHLLSRLLDCQPEVGTLYNVLIQYALSMVAGESTKLYAAINGGIVNLLDKVFEMQRDDAVKALEIYKKSGSQEERLSEFFESCRSLNFGRALKFIKIERPPASFLTTLEDYVKEAPCSTTLQCTPTDDEQDSAPKEVETIEGDLLIDHKPDDNNSEQKSNEGPKSESEAAATSHVVDLLSFDDLTLATSESDEKNSLALAIVEPDSKPECLNTTSAEESSWEVALFTAPSCHAAAVTAPTSNVAPVEEIKSGVGLDRLTLDSLYDGAITSTQNQNNNVMYYHRQMPSNPFDDVVDPYQLASPFHPTNMQMAIMPQQVQQGQVPFYASYSNALAIPPTNMQMPPFMPQQQAFIMQQQQQQQLANISHNPTNSSSNPFAIDQSYSQPPSEFLQWHGLVDPPKEVEHF